In the Juglans microcarpa x Juglans regia isolate MS1-56 chromosome 6D, Jm3101_v1.0, whole genome shotgun sequence genome, one interval contains:
- the LOC121234124 gene encoding RING-H2 finger protein ATL20-like, with product MDAFIFLVLFSSTLLLSAKASETNCPMMRCAPGAPKIQFPFHAESLQPPHSVHPSFELACKDNATLIHLPSYGDLVIKSISYDAKRLDLLDPKNCVHEVFLNLDLSLTPFRYYYVVKNYTYLNCSSRLPPSFTEVPCLSGSGHHVYTVEPSLSLPDSCRPVKTVAIPFLYSPYLSDNSFGLGLSWDLPGFQDCEVEGGHCELKYKTRLSSVAKDKVFLSPMISICILVMAMLSVAFLKTYHSKKIHRQQETEEALYPTEIEKSYGDYDGLKPDSDDHTDKLVNNIKHETV from the exons ATGGATGCTTTCATCTTCCTCGTTCTCTTCTCTTCCACCTTACTGCTGAGCGCAAAGGCTTCTGAAACCAATTGCCCCATGATGCGGTGCGCTCCTGGCGCGCCCAAGATTCAGTTTCCTTTCCACGCAGAAAGCCTGCAGCCGCCGCACTCTGTCCACCCCAGTTTCGAGCTCGCCTGCAAAGACAACGCAACTCTAATTCACCTCCCATCGTACGGCGATTTGGTCATCAAATCCATCTCTTACGACGCCAAAAGACTCGATCTTCTTGACCCCAAAAACTGTGTCCACGAAGTATTTCTCAACCTCGATCTCTCCCTCACACCTTTTCGTTACTACTACGTTGTCAAGAACTACACATACCTCAATTGTTCCTCCAGGCTTCCGCCTTCTTTCACCGAGGTTCCCTGCCTGAGTGGCTCTGGACATCATGTCTATACCGTAGAACCATCTTTATCTCTTCCAGATTCTTGCAGGCCGGTGAAAACTGTGGCGATTCCCTTTCTTTATAGCCCGTACCTCTCCGATAATAGTTTCGGTCTTGGGTTATCTTGGGACCTACCTGGATTCCAAGATTGTGAAGTAGAAGGAGGCCATTGTGAATTGAAGTATAAGACACGACTTTCCAGCGTAGCAAAGGATAAAG TCTTCTTAAGTCCAATGATCAGCATCTGCATTCTGGTCATGGCGATGCTGTCGGTGGCATTTTTAAAGACGTATCACTCCAAGAAAATACACCGCCAGCAGGAAACGGAAGAAGCATTATacccaactgaaattgaaaaatccTATGGAGACTATGATGGCCTCAAACCAGATTCTGATGATCATACAGACAAATTAGTCAACAACATTAAACACGAAACTGTTTAG